From Halorubrum salinarum, the proteins below share one genomic window:
- a CDS encoding ATP-NAD kinase family protein produces MHVGIAVNPVAGMGGRVGLKGTDGKVAEAVERGAEQRAPERARRALDRLAAVASDAVVSVAADPMGESVVREAGFEPARVVDPFEGDAPGPTDTTAAHTTAVVRAFAGLDGDGAVDGDGTAAPVDLVLFVGGDGTAADVAGALEGTDVPMLGVPAGVKVYSSVFAVSPEDAAEVAASFSRTERREVMDIDEDAYREGEVSPTLRGVAHVPVAEDLQSSKQTASGTVESLAEGVAADVRERDGEGVTFVLGPGSTVGAIKDELGFEPSPIGVDVWRDGEVIVRDATEAEILDALGEENVIVVSPIGGQGFVFGRGNPQISPAVIRRCDLRIVASRAKLDDVRALRVDTDDPALDDELAGWVRVRVGKFETRMMKIV; encoded by the coding sequence ATGCACGTGGGGATCGCGGTGAATCCTGTCGCCGGCATGGGCGGCCGCGTCGGGCTGAAGGGCACCGACGGGAAGGTGGCGGAGGCGGTCGAGCGCGGCGCGGAACAGCGCGCGCCCGAGCGAGCGCGCCGCGCGCTGGACCGACTGGCCGCGGTCGCGTCCGACGCCGTCGTGTCGGTGGCCGCGGACCCGATGGGCGAGTCCGTCGTCCGCGAGGCCGGCTTCGAGCCGGCGCGGGTCGTCGACCCCTTCGAGGGCGACGCGCCGGGACCGACCGACACGACCGCGGCGCACACGACCGCCGTCGTGCGGGCGTTCGCCGGGCTCGACGGGGACGGCGCGGTCGACGGCGACGGGACCGCCGCTCCGGTCGACCTCGTCTTATTCGTCGGCGGCGACGGCACGGCCGCGGACGTCGCGGGCGCGCTGGAGGGAACCGACGTGCCGATGCTCGGCGTCCCCGCCGGGGTGAAGGTGTACTCGTCGGTGTTCGCGGTCTCGCCGGAGGACGCCGCCGAGGTCGCCGCCTCGTTCTCGCGGACGGAGCGCCGCGAGGTGATGGACATCGACGAGGACGCGTACCGCGAGGGGGAGGTGAGCCCGACGCTGCGCGGCGTCGCGCACGTCCCCGTCGCCGAGGACCTCCAGTCGTCGAAACAGACCGCGAGCGGGACCGTCGAGTCGCTGGCTGAGGGCGTCGCCGCCGACGTTCGCGAGCGCGACGGCGAGGGCGTCACCTTCGTCCTCGGTCCGGGGTCGACCGTGGGCGCGATCAAGGACGAGTTGGGGTTCGAGCCGTCGCCGATCGGCGTGGACGTGTGGCGCGACGGCGAGGTGATCGTCCGCGACGCGACGGAGGCCGAAATCCTCGACGCGCTCGGCGAGGAGAACGTGATCGTCGTCTCCCCCATCGGCGGGCAAGGGTTCGTCTTCGGCCGCGGCAACCCCCAGATCTCGCCGGCGGTGATCCGGCGCTGCGACCTCCGGATCGTCGCGTCGCGGGCGAAGCTGGACGACGTGCGCGCGCTGCGCGTCGACACCGACGACCCCGCCCTCGACGACGAGCTCGCGGGCTGGGTCCGCGTCCGCGTCGGGAAGTTCGAGACGCGGATGATGAAGATCGTCTGA